The window GTGAAACTTGGAAATTATTGAATTATTTAGGTACTGCAGAACTTTCGAGACTGATTTCTTTACAGTGAAAAATATGAGTCATGCTACCATCTTAGCTGGTTTCCCCTTCTGGTGAAAAGCAAATATATCCTTTAAAAAGTATTCAAGGATTTTTGCAGGACACAataaaagggactctacctaacaaatgcaaatattataacaaACATGGTTGGTTGcaacctcacattaacctgaaattaaaaaaaatatatagaaaaaaaggatTTTGGTTAAAGGGTTGCTTTGGCTAATATACTTTGCCTTCAAAGGGTATTCACCCAGATGTTAGGCTTACAGTTTAAAGTTAAAGCTTGAAATCATGTAAGTTATAAAAATATCTCTACCTGCATTGGAAAATAACCAGATTTGGgaagcgcctgtggttcaaaggagcagccccatatactggaggtggcgggtacaaacattgccccggccaaaaactgcaaaaaaaaaagtaataaagaagaaaaaaaatagccagatttcAGTAAATGTTAACACCTTCTTCCAAAAAAACCTTTTGactactaaaaattgaaatgtagccaagtgcagtggctcacacctgtaatcctagcactctgagaggctgaggtcagagCGTGGTGGTATaggccagtagtcccagctagtcagggaggctgaggcaggaggatcacttgagcctaggaatttgaagttgttgtgGGCTGGGGTGaggccttggcactctagccagcaatagagcaagactctgccttaaagaaaataaataaaaattaaaaaaataaaaactgaaatgctATTCAACATACTGAAGACTAATAATAGAACAGGGCATTTTACAGTTGCTAATTTGTATGGCTGCAGTGTAAGTAAAATTGCCTATTTCTGTTCTACCTTTCCTTTGAGAAGGAATTTATTCATCACTATCATTTTTTGCCAaagcagcttttctttttctcctccatgaTGGAAAGGTCTCATTTTCcccttttgatattttaaaaggaacCAAAAAACTGGAGTGCACACTACCTGATGGAACTGGACGGCGTGTCATTCAGAACAACCTCAACTACCCCTTCAGCATCGTCAGCTACGCAGATCACTTCTACCACACAGACTGGAGGAGGTGAGACCACGCTCTCTGCACTCCTGGATACACTGCTTGTTTTACCAAAACTTAATTGGCTTTAGTAATGATAAGTCCTCCGCTGGGGCTTTTGTTTCATTATCTCATTAACGGGTAACATCCTTTAAGTGTTACCGCTTTTGAAATTACGCTTTTATTTCACCCAGAAGTTAATGGTATTGCTCACTGACAGCTTAAAAGTGGAAGGCTATTTGTTAACATGTAAGTTAAAAAGGAAGCACATTACTCTAAACCTGTTCAGAGAACAAAAGACTGCCCCTAAGTGGCACCATGAGGTATATTATTAGATAGGgtttgaatggatttttaaaaaatgtgaacacACTGTGCACATAGGAAAACTAAAACTACTACTCAGTTCTCAAATGAAGAAATGGGGAACAGAAAAAAGTGTCTATGCTCTCTGCCCCACCTCCTACAATTTTGATGTAATTGGTCTGGCATGAGGCCCAGGCAACAGTATTTTTAATAGATCCCCACGTGATTCTAAGTGCAGCCAGGGCTGAGAGCATTTAGAACAGTGCGTGGCATCGGCATCACCCCCCCAAGCAGAAGGCTCAGAGATTATCTCGCTACTGAAATTGACCCTGTATCTAACCTCCTATTTTTTTTACTGAGTGACTGACTCTCCATGAATTCACCCTTTCTGTTACCAGGGACGGTGTTATATCAGTAAATAAAGACAGTGGTCAGTTCACTGATGAGTATCTCCCGGAGCAGCGATCTCACCTCTACGGGATAACTGCCGTCTACCCCTACTGCCCAGCAGGTAAGTTAAGTGGACACACTTCTGGATGCTTCCTGGAGTAGCAGGGAAACAGAAATTGATTACTCACGGCCAGTTTACCCCTGCTGCCTCTCAACTGGGTTTATCTATGCACAAAAGGAAAACACTTGCTGTTGTCACTTGATTACAGAATAttcacctcccaccccccactctgtcctcacAGGAAGGAAGTAAATAGGAATGTAAAGGTGGACTTGGAGTTTACAATCAGAACCTGGACCCTAAAGAACATTTACTGCAAagtgaagaaaagtgaaaaaggcATTGGCCACGAGAAGTTCCTGTATACACCAGATGAACATTTTTAGTGCAAAAAACTACATTTTGTGAAGTTTATACCTCAATCTTTACTACTGTACCTTTAAAAACAAAGGTTGTTATtgcaagttttaaaaagtaatagaatTTTAATTGTTGCCTATTAAAGCAATTTCTTATAAACATTTATCATATTTAAAAGATCAGATTCAACTAAGAAAGAATTAAGAGTCTCAGACTCTAAATCTGATTTTTGTTATGGATTCTTTCTGGCCAAGAAACTAAAACCTGTGCTCAGTATAAAATACACAGTCCTAAGGATCATAAACTTTGACACAGTGAGCGAGGGCAGTGCAGAACGGAGGGGACGTGACCAGTTATTTATGGTTTCCCAACAGAAGTTCTCACACTATTTTTTTTACCTCTACATCAGTGCATTTCTATTTATATCAAAAGGTGCTAGAATGATTCAGTTTGTATTTTCTGATCCTGAAAATGCCTCTACAGAAGTACTCACAGAAAGTTTACTACATTAATAAATACCAAAGGTGTAACAGTTctcaaattttctaattattccaataaaaaatttaagttttcCTATGACTTCAGCATCTACGTTGTCTCTGACACAGGTGGGGACTGGCATGTACCTCAACCACAAGAGAGGAAGCAGATTatacatactaaaaaaaaaaaaaaaaaaaatccactttcccaaactttattaaagaaaaaagcagtGGTGGTAAATCTCTAAAACATCATCAATTTTCTGGGATTCCTCCCTCGAAAAATGTGACATTTGATTTCCAAACACATGCCAGAAGTGTACATGGCTCCCAACTGCACCAAGCAGGTGAGGAGCTGAAGGGGCTTCGTGCTCATCTTCCGACTTTCCCCAGTCTGTGGTCTGTCTTTGGGTCAGCAATAATCGCCTGGACAGCTACTATGGCTTCATTAATTTTTGTCTGTAGCTCTCGGAGCTCTTCTATATGCAGAAGTCGTAGGATCTGAGCAGCTTCGTTAAGAACGGCATCTGTTGGCAAGGAAAGAGCACTGTATGAACACATCATCTATGCTGGTAAGACCATTTACACATCTTCCAAGTActcatgtctctaaaaatagtttaaGCAGAACAAAATCACTTACCTCCCGTGTCAAAACCAAGAATATGTTTGTCTAAAGCAACAGGcaagcccttaaaaaaaaaaatagacaaaatgtaCTTAAGAGAAACATTCTCATCTAAAACTGTGAATAGCAGTGAACTATTCtgctacttttactctttcagcTGCAATGGCAAGGGGACAAAAAACTTTCTGTTCACATTTGTCTTGGGTGGAGCCAGTTCTTCCATATTATAACTGATTAGTAAAGAAGGGCCTTTAAATATCCTGGGAAGCTGGGCAACCTACCATCCCTTCAGAGCAAATGAAACACTACATCGTCCGTAGCAGGGCTCTGTCACTGCTGCGATGGAAGGAGCTGGGCTGGGCTTTACTGTTGCAGTTTAGCTACAGTAAGCAGCGCATGAGAAAAACAGGACTACTTTGATATTACCTCCCTCAAGTTTATTTCTAGCACATTACTTTACGAACTGCACAAACATATCTAAAAGGtacacaactatttttttttgaccTACATGATGTTTATCagattatatataatttaacttTCAATAGTTCCTTTGGAAGTTACTTTGAAAAACTAAACTATTTAACTAACCAGTGAGCATCTACAGAGATAACAAAGATGGTAACTTATATTATGCCAAACTGTACAGACTTCACAATGctagcaaagaaaaataaggacagGCAGTCTGGGCTTTCCGCTGATTACACTGTGTAATATCACCACCAACAAAAACTACCTATACTTTCAATGTTTCAAGCTGTCAATATTCAAATGCTTTAGTCACTGCTCAAGACTTGCCTGTCTATTAATGCAAACCCACCTAGGCCCCAACTGTTCTAGAACAGGTAATAATAAAAAGTTGTATGTATGAAAGTATAGTAAGCAAAATTAAGGAGTGGAATTGTACTGAGTGGCTTTATATGGCAGTCTAGTACCAGACACTCCATTATTCCCTGCCAAAAGACCACCAAAGGACTAGCCGCTTCCCCTGAGAATTATCACATGCCTTAAATACTAGTTATGAATAGTTACAGACAAGTACACTAAACTGTAAGAAATTCTCCTCTAAATTATTATAGGCTGGTATCTTTTGCGATGACACTAAAATTAAGATTTGGGAGCActgaaaataaaaccatatgtTACTTTGCAAAGAACAGCAAAGAGATTTGGCTATGCCCTCGTTTACAATGCCTTCCAAACCAAAGACTAgttttgctaaatgaatgaatgattttattatGCCAGGACAATTTACTGTCTGTTCTATAGTGTGGGTGAAATAAGCTGATCTTTAATCCAACTTCCAGTGGTCTGATTCATACATAATTAATAAGCCAATAGGAACCTTCAGAAGAAAACTCAGTGTCTTTCAGAGACACTGCCCTGAAATTAGTAACCTTTTAACACTGCTAGGCCTGCCTAAAGGCCTCAAGAGGACAAAAGACATTGAAAGATGGGTGGGGGACCCAAGTCCAGAATGATGATGTGCTGGAGACCCTGTAAGACACCTCTGGCTGCTGCCAGCCCTGAGGACATTCTCTGCACTGTCTCATAGTTGATCCAACTTTAGGGATATTTGGATTTCTGATATAATACAAAAAATCCCCAAAGTGTATTATAGATATGGGGAAGATAGTCATAGTATCCAGCTTTCTTAGCCTACTGTTTGTTACCTGTCCGGTGAACGTTATACTTCAATCTAGCCCTTTATCCCTTTACCTGGGCGGACATCCACCCAGGGAACCTCGGCCCACCCACCACAGCACAGGCTCCTGAGTCAGACTGACTGCCGGCACTCCAACACTTACCAACAGGGGACCTTAACCAAATTACTTTCTCATACTGCTTTATGCCAGGAAATTGAATGAAATGAGAATTTATTCTGAAGAAACAGGAAGATAGGATTTAGATCAATAATCCAGTAAATTTCatagtaaattttaaattgcagtGGTCTGTGCATGTGCTAATGGTAGCTTTTCCGAGGGATGAAGTGAAATAAACACGAAGTTCATTTTTCACTGAAAAatgccacacacacccccaacccCCATGAATACATTCAATTTGCCTAAGAACCAAATTCACAGGCACTGAAGTAAGCTGTCTTTCTCTGGGCTGTTCTAATGTAGAATATCTTAAACAGATACAAGCTAAGTTTAAACTTACACATTTCTAATGGCAATACCAAAAGAAACTTTCATTAATAACGAGTTTAGAATTTATACAAACATACCTCTTTTGTTTGATTTGCTTTAGCAACTGCATCCTGTGTCAGGCGCTCCTGAACCAAAATGCGAATTGcctaaaaaaccccaaaatactgattttactttttatatagccTATTTAACTGTCATCCTTTCTTCTCTAATCAAAGAAAATAAGGATGCTCACTCTGATAAAGTTAAAATTGCCTAGTTCAATAACTccccaataaatcaaaaattgaaaaaacaagcTGGCTActgtaattaaatttttatacttttagtatTTAATAACATGGAATgatacaatttaaaacatttttttgaataaGCAATACATGtccttggttttttaaaaaaaaacaaacaaccctttTAAACATGGAAGACTACATACAGTAGAAAATGTCTCACCCTAAGCCCTGCCGTCCTTCCAGAAGAGTCATCGTTACCAGATTCTTACGCGTCCAAACGAAAACTCCTTTAAATTACTCTGTGATCATGGATGCATGCATACAATCTTTCAcacatgtatttttgtttgttttcacttcACTATAGTAAAATGTTTTCAGACCAAAGGACACATTGTCGGTGCTTTTTTATAACTCACTAAGGCCTCCCATTATGGAGGCCATGCAtgcatacacatttaaaaaacaagatttttaaaaaagaattttaattagaGGGATGACAATTCCAACTCAAAAATAagtgaaaacttaaaaatattatttttaataaacaccaaatgctgtattttaaaaagataattaaaacatCCTTTAACAGTGACTGCCAATGTATTTGACAGTCTGATGGCCAGTTAATATATTGATTCCTATATTTGGCAAACCTACTAAGATGTTTTCCATATTATGTATTATTTGAATGCCTCTTAAAATATCTCAAAGCAGACAAATATGCAGCTTGGATTAGAATTTTATAAAGCTTTGTGTTGTAGCTGATTTATACTTTTTCCCATTGGGTTTCAAAGTCTGAGAAAAGCGCCAATATGCTATGCACTGTCTGTTCCCTTCTCGCTAAGCTCACTTTAAAGCTGACCTGACCACTGTACAGCTGCTCCAAGACCACTTACATCACTGTCTGGGTTAAAGACCAAGCCTTTGAAATAGCTAAATTTCACTAAAAGCAACCTTTTGTCTTTTGCCATCCAATCTAGGTTGAGAAAATCCAAGTTAACATTCAGATTCAGTGTAGAAGACTGTAATAATTTAAGAGGACAGTCTTTCTCTCGTTAAAACTGACATTTAATACATAACGATTCTAAAAAGTAGGGTAAATTATGGTTTAATCTCTTCTGGGTGGAGTAAAATTTAATTATTCAGTTTATCATGAAGTAGTTCAAAGTAATTTTACATGCACATGGTCTGGTCGAAACCCCTTTAATCTCTTGTAAAAATCAGTAATAATCTTTAATATAATTTCCTAGTCTAGATCACAAGCGCCACTCCTCTGATTCACCCActattcttttacatttactaGGAATAAACCTTTTgaagtatatttttttctcagaaagaaGTGGACTctttcagattcctgggctccctGAAGTAGAGGTATGAACTGAGTGGCCTGTCTAGGATGAAGGGTTCAGAAGACAGAAACATTCATTTTTCAAAGAGATTCTgggagtatatattttttgaccaAATCCACCACTACTAATTTGCcattttttattatcttaatGAATACTGACCATGAATCcttaaaagaaatgattaaacagaattaaaagaatggaCCACAGGATCAGAGTGCTTAAAATTCTGGTTTTATTACTTTTGTGCCATCTCAGATATTATTCAAGTCTCTGTTTCttcctaaatgtattttttaaaaaaggacattaGTCTCTACCTCTAGGATTATTGGGAAAATCAAATGAGATCATTTTTGCAAAGAATTTAGCAGTGGCAAGCACACAGTAAACCCTCTCTGATGTGAGTTATTACTAGACAATCCAGAACAGATAAGATCATGAAATCTGCTTTATGCCCCACATTCCTCTACTGTATTTTCGTCAACCATCAATTTAAACACCAATAGTATGTAGAAAATGCAGACTTTCTCTCTCTGCAGTTTCTGTCAAGAATCCAGAATGTGAGGCTGACCTTAAGCATCACCAGGTAGTCATCATGGCGCTGAATCTGAAGGAGGTTGGCCAGAGCCATCACGCCAGCCTTGAAGTCAGGGTTATTTACTGTAAAAGATTAACAATAAAAACCCCTGTAGCTCGACAAACTCAGACTCAGACACGTTTGTGAACACATAAACTTATGAAAAACATTTCAACTATTCTAATAACAAcaaatctcaatttttaaaaatcctgctgACAAGAGAAAAAACATAGACTAGAGCATCAACAATTAGGCAAATTGATGACATTAATGGTTTTCCCATTACCATCCAAATGGTCCCCAATTTACAAAGGGTGGGCTTAGGACTTCTCAACTTTACAATGGGTTTACTAGGATGTAACCCCATAGTAAGCTGAGTAGCATCTGGACTCCACTTagtatttttcaactttaaaatggGTTTATCATGGTACTAAATGCATTTCTGAGTTAAGAGCTTTTTACTTTGGGACATAATTCCCTTGTAAGTCAAGCAGCATCCATAATTCATCAGCCAAACTGAAGAACCCAATAAATGACTAATTTAACTCACATTAGGCTTGTCCTGTAAATTTCTCTGCAAGGCCCATttatgtagcacttttaattAACATTTCTTCCCAAGGCTATTACCAGTTTTAACACAGATACCTTCAAACAGACAGTTTTCCCAAAACCTTTTCTCTAAGCAGCAGCTCTGGAGTGTCCAAGAAGCTCATTCATTCAAAAGATAACTCCCAAAGTATCAGCCAGTGAAAGAATACTTAACATATCACAATCTAGGTAATTAGAAGCTTCATattttaaaagggggaaaaaattactaaaagaCACCTGGGACttgaaataacttaaaataatgaaaaatgttacACTTGTCTCAGAgtgtcactggattaaaaaaaattttatacatCCAGGAAGGCGAACAATGACCCCCAGgattaaatacaaatcaaaaccacaaagtaCCAGGAGCAAATCAAAGAGCAGCATCTTAACATTCAGATAATGATatgcaaggggagggagaaaacACATTTAACTGACTAAAAACATCAACGTAAGTGCTGTACGGAGCCTTCGTAATTTACTAAAACCAAGTCAACTTGACTTCATTTGAGAAgtaaaaaaacatttaagaaaccAAAATGTCAGTTTTGTGTGTTCACATACTCACCATCCAAATTGATCAACGGCTCCGCATTCTTAGTTGTGCTGTCAGCGTTTTTTGCATTATCAGGTACTAAGTCCTTGTATTTTTCAGctacaaaaataggcaaaaaatatAATCTGTAGAACTACAACTTAAGGTGAAATAACCACTACTAATTTGCTAAATTTAACTGAGCCACATTTACAGGTTGAGCATCCTGTCTCAGAAATATTTGGAACCAGAAATGTTTTGGATTTCACAATATTTGCATAAATATAATGAGATAACCCAAGTCCACATATGAAATTTGTTGTTTACATACACTTTACACACAGTCTGACGGTGATTTCATACATTATCCTTAACAATTCAGTGCATGCAGCAAAGTTTTGTGTGTTAAGTACGTATGTACAAGATTTTCCACTTGTGTCTTCATATTGGTGCTTGGAAAGTTtctgattttgaagcattttggatttcagacttTTGAATTAGGGATGTTCAATCCTTATTAGCAGAAAACAACTTATCCAATCACAATTCATTTTTGCTTTagaaaatctaataaaataatgTGATTGAATCTTTCTGATTAAGCTAAAATGATTATTGAAATACTGAACACAAATTAATAATTCTgaaggaaataatttcaaacatctaaattttaggaggaaaaaaatcttttacaatTAACAGCTGACTCTAAaacaagggtgtccaacctttctttACCTCTGCTATATGccaaaaagagttgtcttggaccacacgttaaatacacaaacaaaaaaaagtcctcacaaaaatcAGCAATAGACATCCCTACTCTAAACTTGGGGAAGAACAGGAGGAAAGTAAGTATAGGTTACAAAACTACAATTCAATTAAAAACGAGTTTTTCCCCTATCGTCTTTTGAATGTTGTATATAAAATCCCCaaacatttctttccaaaaacaacaacaacaacaaaacccccaacGTTTTGAACACACCATCTTATACAAACCTAAAGCTTATTTCATGGAAATGGAAATTCAGAATTCTGTAGATTTTCTtactttcatttgaaaaataatacttaaaaagaaCTCACCAATAAAAGCACTTAATAACTTAATCCCCAAGATGGCATCTTTGGCTACTTATTAAGGAGACaagagggaaaaatacaagactTAAAATTAAGCCAGACAGGAGTTAGCTCAAAGAGGCTCCCATCAGCCGAATGTGAAAGAATACAAACATCAAAGCATGTGATGGTAAAGAGTATTCTGATCCACTGAGTAAAATAAGAATCCATAAATCTACACAGATTTAAGCAAACAAAGAAACTGGAGAGACAGGAGGGCTCCTTCTTATGGTAGAAAGCCAGCGAATAAATGAGGAGGGAGCAACTGAAGTAGAAAAGCACCTCTCAGCAATCGCCAACACTGACTCACGCAAGAATCACCAAATAAAAATCTGAGGAGCGCGGTCTCCAAATGCCTCTTTACTACAGAGGGGAGGagagtaactttacagtgaagaAACCTTCACCAAGTAAGTGGTCAAAGTTAGCATGACCAGTGATAGGACATACGGCCATCAGGTATCTTGATATTACCACTCAAAAGAATTAGTTATTCCTAACAAAAAGTTAAAACCTGAACCTAATCGTTAGGAAAGACCCCACAAACCAAACTAAGGGATCTTCCGTGAAATAAATGTCAGTGTCATGAAGCACAAACAAAGACAAGACTTGCTCCAGATTACAGGAGACTAAAGAGACACAACTCAATGCAATGCATAATCCACGACTGTTCAGGGATTTTCCGGGGAAGGTGGGGGTGAATAGTTGGTGAAATGTGAGTAACAGCCATGGAGAATAGTATTTATCAAACTTAACTCCCGAATTTTAATTATTGTACTGTGGTTATGTACAACAAAGTCATTTTTAGGAAATGCACATTAAATGTAAGGGTAAGAGGGAATCACCTAAAAGGGGGGAGTATATAGAGAGgataaagcaaatgaaataaaatgttaaattctttGTACAATTGGTGCAATTTTTCTGTaactctgaaatataaaaaagtaaaagaaaacaatttaagtCAGATCTTAATCACCTTAATTGACAAGCTACCCAAAGACTTTAAGAAATGGTAAAGCAGGCTtggtggttacggtgctggccacatgcactgaggctggcaggttctaacctcgccccagccagctaaacaataatgacaactgcaacaaaaatatagccaggcattgtaacgggtgcctggagtccaagctacttgggaggctgaggcaagagaagtgcttaagccagtggttctcaaccttcctaatgccctgatggattttcattgttacaaagaagtcgtgacccacaggctgagaacctctagcttaagccctagagtttgaggttgctatgacctgtgaagCCATGGTATTCTactaagggagacatagtgagtctgtctccaaaaaaaaaagaccggtAAAGCACAAATAATAGAAATTCCCAATGGTTTCAGCAGACTTAAAATAAGTAACTTAAAAGAAGGCAATACATGAATGTAAAACCACAAAGGAACATCAGCACCTCCTACTGACAAAAGACAGTATTATTACTTTACTTGTCAAAAGACCGTTCCTACAGttgcaaattttaataaataaaacttgttttGTAGGTTAAGACTTTTAATACACTCTTAATACCATTTACATTTCAAttacatactgatttccttttcatttcacatatgagctttttaaaacaattcattAAACCACGCTATCgctgagaaataaatgtatttgtatttcaTGGTAAGAGCCTGTGATCACGTGGCACACACCCCTGAAGGCTGAAGGATTCTAAGAACAGAACAAAAGTAGAAACACTAGGAAGATGGAAATAAATTGTGATGGTGCTAAGAATTTATTTTGAGAATAGCTGGAAAACACTTCTGGTAAGTGGAAGACTACTATTAGCTCACACACAGTTCCTACCAACAAAGAGCAGGATAAATAAAAAGACCTTGTTAAAGGTCCTAAAAATCAATTAATACTACACTAAGGCCACAAGGCTTATgatttgaacatttattttttaaaagaagaaaagcaaaagtatttcctttggaataaaaattgaaagtaaagaaaaaaatctcaaatttgaGATTTTGCAATAAAGTATGTCAGGTACTACAGCAGACAATGACTCCCAGTGATATCCACGTCCCAGTCCCTGGAACCTGTATGCATACCGATACTTAACAGAGCGAAAGGGTCTTGCAGAAATGATTAAATTAAGGgccctgagatgggaagattatccTGGATCATTCAGGTGGACCCAGTGTAACGGCCACATCCTTGttaagagggaggaaggggggtcAGAGAATAAGCTAACAACAGAAGCAGGGTCAGAGAGACTAAAGAATGCTATACTGCTGGATCTGAACGTGCAGGAAGGGCCAGTCAAGGAATGCAGGCAGGCTCCAGAAGGTAGAAGAGGCAAAGAAACAGATCTCCCCAGAGCCTCCAAAAGGAACCAGCCCGCTAACAACCTGACTTTAGTCTAGTGACTTATATCGGATTTCTGATtccaaaataagataataaagtaTGTCTTAGGTCACTGAGTTTATGGCAATTTGTTACGGCACTGAGAGATTACAGAGGTACCACGCAGGAAGCAAGCTGAGTATCAGCTTACAATTTACTGGGGCAGATGAGACAGAAGCAAAACATAAAGTGGCAAATCACTTCAAAGGCATAGGGTTAAAAGCTATGAAGTTCAGAGGGAAATATCACCAAGATAGAATCTGAGCTGGATCTTAAAAAGATGGGTAGGATTTAGATGTGTACAGACAGACTGAAATGGCATATTAGCCAAGGGAAAAGTGACCAAAGAAATtcaagggaggaaaagaaatgatATAAACAGGAATCAGTGTTATTTTAGTTTGGTGATGATGACGAGTATGCAAACACCAGTTATTAAAGGTCTTAAATATTAGGCTAAGGAGCTTTTGATTCCTACTGTAGAAAATGGGAAACATTTGTGAATATGTAACTGGAGCTATTCTTTGGAAACAAGGAGTAAGCAGCACTCTAAAACAGATTATATTTCAGGTGGCTCGGTGGGCCATGCAGTTAAGAGTAGAAGTGACACTAACAAGTGACTAGTTTGGAAGACATTACAATATTATTGTCAGGAATTAGGGTGATAGCAGTGGGAATGAAAAAGACAAGATAtaacagacatgaaaaaagaTTAATGAGGGCAGGatgggaaggaaaaggagaagccAAAGATATCAAAAAGCCTCCAAAAGCAAACGATTAGCAGGACTAGGACTGACAGTACCACAAAAGAGAAACACATAAACCAGAGTATGGAAGGGGAGTAAGATGATCAGATGTTGGCAGGTCTTTCAAAATGTAATGGTCTAAGGAGAGGAAACACGAGTTTAATGTAGGTACTAACACGCAGAAGCTTCTAGTAACAGGAGTATCTGTGATAAGACAACATGCAGCGTAAGTAACATCCTCTGGCCTGGCGGGTGTCCGTGTGCACTGACGTTAGACATGCTTCAGTCTCTCGTGAAACTACCTGCTGCAAACACCCCCCAAACTCCATCAATTCTGGAACACTAACAATTTAATTTGAAAGGCTAAGGTGCACGCTGGGAAAATATGGCAAATTTACCAAACTAATGTTACTTTGGGAGAAGACAACTAGCCTTCTCCAGAAGACCCCATTTCcaacttctaaaagaaaaaagtaacaaaatagaAAGTG is drawn from Nycticebus coucang isolate mNycCou1 chromosome 6, mNycCou1.pri, whole genome shotgun sequence and contains these coding sequences:
- the RTRAF gene encoding RNA transcription, translation and transport factor protein isoform X1, encoding MFRRKLTALDYHNPAGFNCKDETEFRNFIVWLEDQKIRHYKIEDRGNLRNIHSSDWPKFFEKYLRDVNCPFKIQDRQEAIDWLLGLAVRLEYGDNAEKYKDLVPDNAKNADSTTKNAEPLINLDVNNPDFKAGVMALANLLQIQRHDDYLVMLKAIRILVQERLTQDAVAKANQTKEGLPVALDKHILGFDTGDAVLNEAAQILRLLHIEELRELQTKINEAIVAVQAIIADPKTDHRLGKVGR
- the RTRAF gene encoding RNA transcription, translation and transport factor protein isoform X2, which encodes MFRRKLTALDYHNPAGFNCKDETEFRNFIVWLEDQKIRHYKIEDRGNLRNIHSSDWPKFFEKYLRDVNCPFKIQDRQEAIDWLLGLAVRLEYGDNAEKYKDLVPDNAKNADSTTKNAEPLINLDVNNPDFKAGVMALANLLQIQRHDDYLVMLKGLPVALDKHILGFDTGDAVLNEAAQILRLLHIEELRELQTKINEAIVAVQAIIADPKTDHRLGKVGR